A DNA window from Leptolyngbya sp. KIOST-1 contains the following coding sequences:
- a CDS encoding homocysteine biosynthesis protein: MRTIDGINDKIRQGTVVVQTAEAFKAHAKEQGVAAAAQAVDVVVTGTFEPMESSGAMLNLGHTDPPIKLLECYLDGVPAYAGFGAVDVCLGASQPAVAGRGGTDLGDPDVVREHGGGHVIADLVAGRSVPLQATGHSTDCYPRTALETTITRDSINQFYLFSPRGLYQNFIVGVNGGDRTLSTYLGPLQPRLGNAVYANPGALSPLLNDPDLEAIGIGSRIFFGGGVGYVAWEGTQHFPLQRRLPNRTPIGPAATLALIGDAKQMRPEWVRGCYFKGYGPSLMLGVGVPIPILNERVAAYCAVQDADIVAPVMDFSIPRRVRPTFGLVSYAQLKSGSITIEGQSVRTAPLASVYLARQVANELKSWIEAGQFELAAPVAALPRDRAFLPQDAQGK, from the coding sequence ATGCGCACCATCGACGGCATCAATGACAAAATTCGCCAGGGCACGGTGGTGGTACAGACTGCTGAAGCCTTCAAGGCCCATGCCAAAGAGCAGGGCGTTGCCGCCGCTGCCCAGGCCGTAGATGTAGTGGTGACCGGCACCTTTGAACCCATGGAGTCGTCGGGTGCCATGCTCAACCTGGGGCACACCGACCCACCGATCAAGCTGCTGGAGTGCTACCTGGATGGAGTGCCTGCCTACGCTGGCTTTGGGGCAGTGGATGTGTGCCTAGGGGCCAGTCAGCCCGCCGTAGCCGGACGCGGTGGGACCGATTTGGGCGACCCCGACGTCGTGCGCGAGCACGGCGGCGGCCATGTGATTGCCGATCTGGTCGCGGGGCGCAGCGTTCCGCTTCAGGCTACGGGCCACAGTACCGACTGCTATCCGCGCACCGCCCTCGAAACCACCATTACCCGCGACAGCATCAACCAGTTCTACCTGTTTAGCCCCCGCGGGCTATATCAAAACTTCATTGTGGGCGTCAATGGGGGCGATCGCACCCTCTCCACCTACCTGGGGCCGCTCCAGCCGCGTCTGGGCAATGCGGTCTACGCCAATCCAGGGGCGCTGTCCCCCCTGCTGAATGACCCAGATCTGGAGGCGATTGGCATTGGGAGCCGGATTTTCTTTGGCGGCGGGGTGGGCTACGTGGCCTGGGAAGGTACCCAGCACTTTCCGCTGCAGCGACGGCTGCCCAACCGCACCCCGATTGGCCCCGCCGCCACCCTGGCGCTCATTGGCGACGCCAAGCAGATGCGCCCTGAGTGGGTGCGGGGCTGCTACTTCAAGGGCTACGGCCCCTCGCTCATGCTGGGGGTGGGAGTGCCCATTCCCATCCTCAACGAGCGGGTGGCGGCCTACTGCGCAGTCCAGGATGCCGACATTGTGGCTCCGGTGATGGATTTCTCGATTCCCCGGCGGGTACGGCCCACCTTTGGCCTGGTTAGCTACGCGCAGCTCAAGTCAGGCAGCATCACCATTGAGGGGCAATCCGTGCGCACAGCCCCCCTGGCCAGCGTTTACCTGGCTCGCCAGGTGGCCAACGAACTCAAGAGTTGGATTGAAGCAGGCCAGTTTGAGCTGGCGGCTCCGGTGGCCGCCCTGCCTCGCGATCGCGCGTTTTTACCCCAGGACGCTCAGGGGAAATAG
- a CDS encoding tetratricopeptide repeat protein: MTANRNRWLVGTVLTLALAAFLSLSLLPILGSNDNRRAGSTPDASPPADPAAMQAELEAQARGYELVLEREPENQTALQGLVDTRIQLGDINGVVGPLEKLVELNPGVPDYAVLLAQTKQQLGDLEGAAQTYRQVLDQQPGNMNALQGLTVLLVQQERPQAAIGLLQDTLRTADRLEAEGGAAGIDVTSVKLLLAQVHVEVNRPDQAIALYDETIEAAPEDFRPVLAKALVLQDQGDVDTSQALFAQATALAPAQFKDQIELMSTQGQAVPEGSDGGAGLVEPAPAPAE, from the coding sequence GTGACCGCAAACCGCAATCGTTGGCTCGTTGGTACTGTCTTGACGCTGGCCCTGGCCGCCTTCTTGTCGCTGTCGTTGCTACCAATCCTGGGCAGCAACGACAACCGCCGGGCCGGCAGTACACCCGATGCCAGCCCACCGGCTGACCCCGCTGCCATGCAGGCGGAACTTGAGGCCCAGGCCAGAGGCTACGAACTGGTGCTGGAGCGCGAACCCGAAAACCAGACCGCCCTCCAGGGCCTGGTGGATACGCGCATTCAGCTAGGCGATATCAACGGCGTGGTTGGCCCTCTAGAAAAACTGGTCGAGCTCAACCCTGGAGTGCCCGACTATGCCGTACTGCTGGCCCAAACCAAGCAGCAGCTGGGCGATTTAGAAGGAGCCGCCCAAACCTATCGGCAGGTGCTCGATCAGCAGCCCGGCAACATGAACGCACTGCAGGGGCTGACCGTGCTGCTGGTGCAGCAGGAGCGTCCCCAAGCCGCCATTGGCCTGCTGCAAGACACCCTCAGAACCGCCGATCGGCTGGAGGCGGAGGGCGGAGCCGCGGGAATTGACGTCACATCGGTGAAGCTGCTGCTGGCCCAGGTACATGTAGAGGTCAACCGCCCCGATCAGGCCATTGCCCTCTATGACGAAACCATTGAAGCGGCACCGGAGGACTTTCGTCCGGTGCTGGCCAAGGCACTGGTGCTTCAAGATCAGGGGGATGTCGATACGTCCCAGGCCCTCTTTGCCCAGGCTACGGCGCTGGCTCCCGCCCAATTCAAAGATCAAATTGAGCTAATGTCTACCCAGGGCCAGGCAGTCCCAGAAGGCAGCGACGGCGGGGCAGGCCTTGTCGAACCAGCACCTGCCCCAGCGGAGTAG